In Felis catus isolate Fca126 chromosome A3, F.catus_Fca126_mat1.0, whole genome shotgun sequence, a single genomic region encodes these proteins:
- the TPO gene encoding thyroid peroxidase, which translates to MACVLSIDSAVRMRVLAVLGAALLVACSHRLLPFIRTGQDLLWALQGLLVPDLWQRVADLECGSPWGVSSTGKGRDSAVTRAVEESRRMVDEAIYHTMKRDLSERESPSPSQLLSFSKLPEPTSRAVARAAEIMEASVQAVKTRVYGKLRQSQPPTDVLPEDVLSTIANLSGCLPHMLPPTCPDTCLANKYRLITGACTNRDHPRWGASNTALARWLPPAYEDGISEARGWNPHVLYNGFPLPPVREVTRQVIRVSNEAVTEDDQYSDLLMVWGQYIDHDIAFTPQSTRKVASEGEADCQLTCKNQDPCFPIQLPTNGSGTSGRSCLPFYRSSAACGTGIQGAFFGNLTSANPRQQMNGLTSFLDASTVYGSSPALEKQLRNWTSAEGLLRVNTRHWDAGRAYLPFARPPGPMGCAPEPGTRGTAQAPCFLAGDGRASEVPALTALHTLWLREHNRLAVALKALNAHWSANTAYQEARKVVGALHQIITMRDYIPKVLGPEAFQQHVGPYEGYDPTVDPTVSNVFSTAAFRFGHATVHPLVRRLDASFREHPALPPLRLQDAFFSPWRVLKEGGLDPLVRGLLSRPAKLQVQDQLMNEELTERLFVLGSSGMLDLASINLQRGRDHGLPGYNAWRRFCGLPALETRAHLRTATANASIAGRMMDLYGHPDNIDVWLGGLAETFLPRARTGPLFACLIGRQMKALRDGDRFWWESSGVFTEAQRRQLARHSLSRVICDNTGLPSVPPDAFLVGRFPRDFESCENIPGLNLDAWREVLPQGDACGLQGGVDNGDWALCGEPGQRVLVFSCHHGFRLHGPEQVACSPRGGRFQPPVCRDVNECEDVAQPPCHPSARCRNTKGSFRCECADPYVLGEDGTTCVDSGRLPKASWVSVVLGALLVGGLAGLTWTVVCRWTHAGRKSSLPIVQTGGACPPGPGTSPETGAQPGACTRGAGQDPAYGSQTPLCR; encoded by the exons CTCTGCAGGGGTTGCTGGTGCCCGATTT GTGGCAGAGGGTGGCTGACCTCGAATGTGGTTCACCGTGGGGTGTGTCGTCCACAGGGAAGGGCCGAGACTCTGCTGTGACCCGCGCTGTGGAAGAGAGCAGGCGCATGGTGGACGAGGCCATCTACCACACCATGAAAAG AGACCTCAGCGAACGAGAGAGCCCTTCTCCGTCACAGCTGCTGTCTTTTTCCAAGCTCCCCGAGCCAACCAGCCGCGCCGTTGCCCGAGCGGCTGAGATCATGGAAGCTTCCGTGCAGGCCGTGAAGACAAGAGTCTACGGGAAGCTCAGGCAATCTCAGCCTCCCACCG ATGTCCTACCAGAAGACGTGCTGAGCACCATCGCGAACCTGTCCGGATGCCTGCCTCACATGCTGCCCCCCACGTGTCCAGACACCTGCCTGGCAAACAAGTACAGGCTCATCACGGGCGCCTGCACCAACAG AGACCATCCCAGGTGGGGAGCCTCCAACACAGCCCTGGCCAGGTGGCTGCCCCCCGCCTACGAAGACGGCATCAGCGAGGCCAGGGGGTGGAACCCCCACGTCCTGTACAACGGCTTTCCACTGCCCCCC GTCCGGGAGGTGACAAGGCAAGTTATTCGAGTTTCCAACGAGGCCGTCACGGAAGATGACCAATATTCTGATCTCCTGATGGTGTGGGGCCAATATATTGATCACGACATCGCATTCACCCCTCAGAGCACCAGGAAAGTTGCATCTGAAGGAGAAGCCGATTGCCAGTTGACCTGCAAAAACCAAGACCCGTGCTTTCCCATACAG CTACCCACCAACGGCTCGGGGACCTCAGGCCGGTCCTGTTTGCCATTTTACCGCTCCTCCGCGGCCTGTGGCACCGGTATCCAAGGCGCCTTCTTTGGCAACCTGACCTCGGCGAACCCGCGACAGCAGATGAACGGGCTGACCTCTTTCCTGGACGCGTCCACCGTGTACGGCAGCTCCCCGGCCTTGGAGAAGCAGCTGCGCAACTGGACCAGTGCAGAGGGGCTGCTCCGGGTCAACACGCGCCACTGGGACGCCGGCCGCGCCTACCTGCCCTTCGCGCGGCCACCTGGGCCCATGGGCTGCGCGCCCGAGCCCGGCACCCGTGGGACGGCCCAGGCGCCTTGCTTCCTGGCCGGGGACGGCCGTGCCAGCGAGGTCCCCGCCCTGACGGCCTTGCACACACTGTGGCTGCGGGAGCACAACCGCCTGGCCGTGGCGCTCAAGGCCCTCAACGCGCACTGGAGCGCGAACACCGCCTACCAGGAGGCGCGCAAGGTGGTGGGCGCCTTGCACCAG ATCATCACCATGCGAGACTACATCCCCAAAGTCCTGGGCCCCGAGGCCTTCCAGCAGCACGTGGGCCCCTATGAGGGCTATGACCCCACCGTGGACCCCACCGTGTCCAACGTGTTCTCCACGGCCGCCTTCCGCTTCGGCCACGCCACGGTGCACCCGCTGGTGCGGCGGCTGGACGCCAGCTTCCGGGAGCACCCCGCGCTCCCCCCGCTGCGGCTGCAGGACGCCTTCTTCAGCCCCTGGAGGGTCCTCAAGGAAG GCGGTTTGGACCCCCTCGTGAGGGGCCTTCTCTCGAGACCAGCCAAGCTGCAGGTACAGGACCAGCTGATGAACGAGGAGCTGACAGAGAGGCTGTTCGTGCTGGGGAGCTCGGGCATGCTGGACCTGGCGTCCATCAACCTGCAGCGGGGCCGGGACCACGGCCTGCCAG gctACAACGCGTGGAGGCGGTTCTGCGGCCTGCCCGCACTGGAGACCCGCGCCCACCTGCGCACGGCCACTGCCAACGCCAGCATCGCGGGCCGGATGATGGACCTGTATGGTCACCCGGACAACATCGACGTCTGGCTGGGCGGCTTGGCAGAGACCTTCCTCCCCCGGGCGCGCACGGGGCCGCTGTTCGCCTGCCTCATCGGGAGACAGATGAAGGCCCTGAGGGACGGAGACCG GTTCTGGTGGGAGAGCAGCGGGGTGTTCACGGAGGCCCAGCGGCGCCAGCTGGCCAGGCATTCCCTGTCCCGGGTCATCTGTGACAACACGGGTCTCCCCAGCGTGCCCCCTGACGCCTTCCTGGTCGGAAGATTCCCGAGGGACTTTGAGTCGTGCGAGAACATTCCAGGCCTGAACCTGGACGCGTGGAGGGAGGTCCTTCCTCAAG GTGACGCGTGTGGCCTCCAGGGCGGAGTGGACAACGGGGACTGGGCGCTGTGCGGCGAGCCCGGGCAGCGCGTGCTGGTGTTTTCCTGCCACCACGGGTTTCGGCTGCACGGCCCGGAGCAGGTGGCCTGCTCCCCCCGGGGCGGGCGCTTCCAGCCCCCCGTGTGCAGAG ACGTGAACGAGTGTGAAGACGTGGCACAGCCCCCCTGCCACCCGTCGGCCCGGTGCCGGAACACCAAGGGCAGCTTCCGGTGTGAGTGCGCAGACCCGTACGTGCTGGGGGAGGACGGAACGACGTGCGTGG ACTCCGGGAGGCTCCCCAAGGCGTCCTGGGTCTCCGTGGTGCTGGGTGCCCTGCTCGTCGGCGGCCTGGCAGGCCTCACCTGGACGGTGGTTTGCAGGTG GACACACGCGGGCCGCAAATCCTCACTGCCCATCGTGCAGACAGGAGGAGCCTGCCCGCCGGGTCCTGGAACATCCCCGGAAACGGGGGCGCAGCCTGGTGCCTGCACGCGGGGCGCGGGGCAG GACCCGGCCTATGGATCGCAGACCCCCCTCTGCCGGTAG